In Polaribacter sp. L3A8, a genomic segment contains:
- a CDS encoding SusC/RagA family TonB-linked outer membrane protein, whose amino-acid sequence MFFCFCNVTNAQTKGLKVKATVVDEQGSPIASVSVFGSNGGKASTTENGVFEIKLLDDASLILEKKGYTSKIINAADLSEGDVVLEKSAFLASKQDEIKMGVATKNRRELVGAVSTINTSDRSTYDNTQYVRDYINGLMLGVRGSDNVRGIGSAVFVIDGVIGRDPNILNMEEVEQITVLKDANAVALYGSQARNGVIVINTKRGKINRKEINVNVRSGFSTPRALPNYLGSAEYMELYNEALQNDNGVGGVPFSTEDINNTKSGVNPFKYPDVDLYSTQFIEPLTTFTNVITEFSGGNEKNQYYVNVGWNRNSSWVDINEDINVGTNRFNVRGNIDFKINDWITSSLDGIAIISTNKSSRADLLSEAATLKPNAYSPFLPVNLVDTSDPTVAGQLQTARKFNGMILGTSPVFKENAPIALAIAGGYRNTVFRSTQFNNSINFDLDKITKGLSAKTYLSFDFYDSYNLSINNQFKTYAPEWSGNNIANFGIDNSNPANLVTDGSRIFGEDVKDLTETVSTNGFISRFGFYGLVNYKKTIAENHSLNTTLLAYYNSENRNDVIQTDVDTHIGFQVSYDFKKKLFVDFSGAYVNSIKLPEGNRGGLSPTIGLGYVLSEESFLKDNDFINYLKIKASAGIIKSDQGISANNNNDSPYYLYDSNYSDGGTFNWADGVTNKRQDISQGANPNLTFEERIDLNLGFETYLMNSLWIEANYFRTELDKQVSFLNANYPSYYNDFRPYDNFNKDLYTGFELGFNYNKTFNDFSISLGANVLYSQTEALKRSEINEFDYQNRVGKELSSMFGLVDQGFYTEADFDIDGNGGYTLKSGAPVPNFGDVQPGDIKYKDQNDDKIIDNDDRIAIGQSSSPWSYGINLNLNYKAFSLFVLGTGQTGASGDKLNSSFNDYYGVNGNVKYSEVVRGRWTPATANTATFPRLSTQTNQNNFRTSTFWLYDTSYFTINRAQLTYDFDDNLCENLGIQDLSMNVSGTNLLEIAENKEIRQLRIGTTPLVRTYTLGLRVSF is encoded by the coding sequence ATGTTCTTTTGCTTTTGTAATGTTACAAATGCTCAAACTAAAGGTTTAAAAGTAAAAGCAACCGTTGTAGATGAACAAGGTAGTCCAATAGCTAGTGTTAGTGTTTTTGGTTCTAATGGAGGCAAAGCTTCTACGACTGAAAATGGAGTTTTTGAAATTAAATTATTGGATGATGCTTCTCTTATTCTTGAAAAAAAGGGGTACACATCTAAGATAATTAATGCTGCCGATTTGTCGGAAGGAGATGTTGTGTTAGAAAAATCAGCTTTTCTTGCTTCAAAACAGGACGAAATAAAAATGGGAGTTGCCACTAAAAATCGTCGTGAATTAGTGGGGGCTGTTTCAACTATAAACACAAGTGATCGGTCAACTTATGATAATACACAGTACGTTAGAGATTATATTAACGGATTGATGTTAGGTGTTAGAGGTTCTGATAATGTGAGAGGAATAGGAAGTGCTGTTTTTGTGATTGATGGTGTTATTGGGCGTGATCCTAATATCTTAAACATGGAAGAGGTAGAGCAGATAACCGTACTTAAAGACGCTAATGCTGTGGCATTATACGGTAGTCAGGCTAGAAATGGTGTTATTGTAATTAATACAAAACGTGGTAAAATTAACAGAAAAGAAATTAATGTAAATGTACGTTCTGGATTTAGCACACCTAGAGCTTTACCAAATTATTTAGGTTCTGCAGAATATATGGAATTGTATAATGAAGCATTGCAGAATGATAATGGTGTTGGAGGAGTTCCTTTTAGCACAGAGGATATAAATAATACTAAAAGTGGAGTAAATCCATTTAAATATCCAGATGTAGATCTTTATTCTACTCAATTCATAGAGCCACTTACAACTTTTACAAATGTAATTACAGAGTTTTCTGGTGGAAATGAAAAGAATCAGTATTATGTAAACGTTGGATGGAATCGTAATAGCTCTTGGGTAGATATAAATGAAGATATTAATGTTGGAACCAATCGTTTTAATGTAAGAGGTAATATAGATTTTAAAATTAATGATTGGATTACAAGTAGTCTTGATGGTATTGCAATTATAAGTACCAATAAGTCTTCTAGAGCAGATTTGTTAAGTGAAGCAGCTACTTTAAAGCCAAATGCATACTCACCTTTCTTACCTGTAAATTTAGTAGATACTAGTGATCCTACAGTTGCAGGTCAATTACAGACAGCACGTAAATTTAACGGTATGATCTTAGGTACTTCACCAGTATTTAAAGAAAATGCACCTATTGCGTTGGCAATTGCTGGAGGTTATAGAAATACAGTGTTTCGTTCTACACAATTCAATAACTCTATTAATTTTGATTTAGACAAAATAACAAAAGGGTTATCAGCTAAAACGTATTTGAGTTTTGATTTTTATGATTCTTATAACTTATCTATAAATAATCAATTTAAAACATATGCACCTGAATGGTCTGGTAATAATATTGCTAATTTTGGTATTGATAATTCAAATCCAGCAAATCTAGTAACTGATGGTTCTCGTATTTTTGGTGAAGATGTAAAAGATTTAACAGAAACTGTTAGTACTAATGGATTTATTTCTAGATTTGGTTTTTATGGACTTGTAAATTATAAGAAGACGATTGCAGAGAATCATTCTTTAAATACTACCTTATTAGCGTATTATAATTCAGAGAATAGAAACGATGTTATACAAACAGATGTAGATACACATATAGGTTTTCAAGTGTCTTATGATTTCAAGAAAAAGTTATTTGTAGATTTTAGTGGTGCTTATGTTAATTCTATTAAATTACCAGAAGGAAATAGAGGTGGCTTATCACCAACAATTGGTTTAGGGTATGTGTTAAGTGAAGAATCATTTTTAAAAGATAATGATTTTATAAACTATTTAAAAATTAAGGCTTCTGCAGGTATTATAAAGTCAGACCAAGGTATAAGTGCTAATAATAATAATGATAGTCCTTACTATTTGTATGATTCAAACTATTCAGACGGAGGTACCTTTAATTGGGCAGATGGGGTTACTAACAAGAGACAAGATATCTCTCAGGGTGCAAACCCTAACTTAACTTTTGAAGAACGTATAGATTTAAATTTAGGTTTTGAAACTTATTTGATGAATTCACTTTGGATAGAGGCTAATTATTTTAGAACAGAACTAGACAAACAAGTATCTTTCTTAAATGCAAATTATCCTTCTTATTATAATGATTTTAGACCTTATGATAATTTTAATAAAGACTTATATACTGGTTTTGAATTAGGTTTTAATTATAATAAAACATTTAACGATTTTTCAATAAGTTTAGGTGCTAATGTACTATACAGTCAAACAGAAGCGTTAAAAAGATCTGAAATTAACGAGTTCGATTACCAAAACAGAGTAGGAAAAGAATTGTCTTCTATGTTTGGTTTAGTAGATCAAGGTTTTTATACAGAAGCTGATTTTGATATTGATGGAAATGGAGGGTATACTTTAAAGTCAGGTGCACCAGTGCCTAATTTTGGAGATGTACAACCAGGAGATATTAAATACAAAGATCAAAACGATGATAAAATTATTGATAATGATGATAGAATTGCTATTGGACAATCTAGTAGCCCTTGGTCTTACGGTATTAACTTAAACTTAAATTATAAAGCATTTAGTTTGTTTGTATTAGGTACAGGACAAACAGGAGCCTCTGGAGACAAGCTAAACAGTAGTTTTAATGATTATTATGGTGTAAATGGTAATGTTAAGTATTCTGAGGTTGTTAGAGGACGTTGGACTCCTGCTACTGCAAATACAGCAACTTTTCCAAGATTGTCTACGCAAACCAATCAAAATAACTTTAGAACGTCTACGTTTTGGTTGTATGATACGAGTTACTTTACAATCAATCGTGCTCAGTTAACATACGATTTTGATGATAATTTATGTGAAAATTTAGGAATTCAAGATTTAAGTATGAATGTTTCTGGAACTAATTTACTTGAGATAGCTGAAAATAAAGAGATTCGTCAATTAAGAATAGGTACTACGCCTTTAGTTAGAACGTATACTCTAGGTTTAAGAGTGTCATTTTAA
- a CDS encoding DUF5627 domain-containing protein, with protein MKNKLIILFAFALAFMACENQENSFDDFGSTSVYFPFQTPVRSLIQGKYDLGFNDNDNKGRFEIGVTMSGVYENTKDRKVGFELAPGLIDAAALGLDTVNVKVLPASYYTIEQESPVTIPAGSIKGRIPVQLNDAFFDDPLSFAGENDVHYVIPLKITNFEGLDSLLTGIPFIDNPISIKADDWEILPKDYTLFGIKFINKYTGIHLRRGADKIVGTSEEFTVSSNQTETTNIDETIVYHAPYVEQDELITLNTSGRNQVTTTNLIKRGSISSDTDLSINIQVNDSGDITVAPVDGDNQTVTGTGKWVEDGDEWGGEKRDVIYLDYTFDDQEIVEQKVFGTVVSRTTLNLVHTVKDTIVMRDRNVKFEEFIIDLEKK; from the coding sequence ATGAAAAATAAATTAATAATACTATTTGCTTTCGCACTGGCTTTTATGGCTTGCGAAAACCAGGAAAATTCATTTGACGACTTTGGCTCAACTTCCGTATATTTTCCATTTCAAACCCCTGTACGATCACTTATACAAGGAAAGTATGATTTAGGGTTTAATGATAATGACAACAAAGGTAGATTTGAAATAGGTGTTACAATGTCTGGGGTATATGAAAATACGAAAGATAGAAAAGTTGGTTTCGAACTAGCCCCAGGATTAATAGATGCAGCTGCTTTAGGCTTAGATACTGTGAATGTAAAGGTTTTACCAGCATCATATTATACTATAGAACAAGAAAGTCCTGTAACTATTCCTGCAGGTTCTATTAAAGGTCGTATTCCTGTACAACTTAATGATGCTTTCTTTGACGATCCTTTATCTTTTGCAGGAGAAAACGATGTGCATTATGTAATCCCTTTAAAAATTACAAATTTTGAAGGATTAGATTCTTTGTTAACGGGTATTCCATTTATTGATAACCCAATTAGTATAAAAGCAGATGATTGGGAAATTTTACCTAAAGATTATACATTATTTGGTATCAAATTTATAAATAAATATACAGGTATTCATTTACGTCGTGGTGCAGATAAAATTGTAGGAACTTCAGAAGAGTTTACAGTATCATCTAATCAAACAGAAACAACGAATATAGACGAAACTATTGTGTATCACGCTCCCTATGTTGAACAAGATGAATTAATTACTTTAAATACTAGTGGTAGAAACCAAGTTACTACTACAAACCTAATTAAAAGAGGTAGTATTTCTAGTGATACAGATTTATCAATAAATATACAAGTTAACGATAGTGGAGATATTACGGTTGCTCCTGTTGATGGAGATAATCAAACTGTTACTGGTACAGGAAAATGGGTTGAAGATGGAGATGAATGGGGAGGTGAAAAACGAGATGTAATTTACCTTGACTATACGTTCGATGATCAAGAAATTGTTGAGCAAAAGGTATTTGGTACGGTGGTTTCTAGAACAACACTAAATTTGGTGCATACCGTTAAAGATACCATAGTAATGAGAGATAGAAATGTTAAGTTTGAAGAATTTATTATTGATTTAGAAAAAAAATAA
- a CDS encoding RagB/SusD family nutrient uptake outer membrane protein, with product MKKYKIKLLIILGLLLSFSCESYLDKAPESDLDEEEVFSTFKNAQGFVEEMYTLVVDYGTQAHTFQDYLYGDDAYGNRTWKASYQIDLGNLNGAARGSFTYLWNWQNATYGTSNADINNSNQSKRPGLWDASLRGIRKANIVISNIDLMVNATQDERDVILGQAYFFRAFFHNEIMKFYGRFPYIDKVLVGDFNLQRPDSYKESALAANEDYKKAVELLPANWDEMPYGKLTLGENKARLTKGAAYSFQGKNLLLAASPLMYGNNGSMNTYNYDTELCDMAVDAFAEVLKLKDQGYYKLSSWENYEEVFWKSPTPNAWPGATEFIFASTGGNKGQVQRFMTAGVDRDFHGISGSEIVSPTHNFINYNFGMANGLSIEDDLSGKYGPVTYNPAKPFENRDPRFYKWLIIDGDVMAPKATGSNQTKHGTAKLWYETTGNFGEHRSKGDDNQPSTTGYMFSKFYPKIDGEYHSKWNQIIDQYTGMRLHMRLTDVYLMYAEALHASRGATTTPGSYNLTAEEAINAIRNRTAGTIPNVHPSIVADNNKFMDEIRRDRSVELCFEAHRWVDIRRWGLAHLERYKRKTALDFPEDHSSFTERLLVERVCEYPKHYWLPFEAKQTQIYEGFPQNPGW from the coding sequence ATGAAAAAATATAAAATAAAATTATTAATTATCCTAGGACTACTGTTGTCGTTTTCTTGCGAGAGTTACTTAGATAAAGCACCTGAGTCAGATTTAGATGAAGAAGAAGTTTTCTCTACCTTTAAAAATGCACAAGGCTTTGTAGAAGAAATGTATACATTGGTTGTAGATTATGGAACACAAGCACATACTTTTCAAGATTACTTGTATGGAGATGACGCATATGGTAATAGAACTTGGAAAGCAAGTTATCAAATTGATTTAGGAAACTTAAATGGAGCAGCAAGGGGTAGTTTTACTTATTTGTGGAATTGGCAGAATGCAACTTATGGAACAAGTAATGCAGATATAAACAATTCTAATCAGTCTAAAAGACCTGGTTTATGGGATGCTAGTTTAAGAGGTATTCGTAAAGCTAATATTGTTATTTCTAATATAGATTTAATGGTAAATGCAACTCAAGACGAGAGAGATGTTATATTAGGACAAGCTTATTTTTTTAGAGCATTTTTTCATAATGAAATTATGAAATTTTATGGACGTTTTCCTTATATAGATAAAGTGTTAGTGGGTGATTTTAATTTACAACGACCAGATTCTTATAAAGAATCTGCTTTAGCTGCAAATGAAGATTATAAAAAAGCAGTAGAGTTATTGCCTGCAAATTGGGATGAAATGCCTTATGGTAAACTAACATTAGGAGAAAACAAAGCAAGACTAACTAAAGGAGCTGCCTATTCTTTTCAAGGTAAAAACTTACTTTTAGCTGCCAGCCCATTAATGTATGGTAACAATGGTAGTATGAATACTTATAATTATGATACAGAATTATGTGATATGGCTGTTGATGCTTTTGCAGAGGTACTTAAATTAAAAGATCAAGGCTATTACAAACTATCTTCTTGGGAAAATTATGAGGAGGTATTTTGGAAATCACCAACACCTAATGCATGGCCAGGTGCTACTGAATTTATATTTGCTTCAACTGGAGGTAATAAGGGACAAGTTCAAAGATTTATGACGGCCGGAGTTGATAGAGATTTTCATGGAATTAGTGGGTCTGAAATAGTGAGTCCAACACATAATTTTATTAATTATAATTTTGGAATGGCTAATGGACTTTCTATAGAAGATGATCTGAGTGGAAAATATGGGCCTGTTACTTATAATCCTGCAAAACCATTTGAAAATCGTGATCCGCGTTTTTATAAATGGCTTATTATAGATGGTGATGTTATGGCGCCAAAAGCAACAGGAAGTAATCAAACCAAACATGGTACCGCTAAACTTTGGTACGAAACTACCGGTAATTTTGGTGAGCATAGAAGTAAAGGTGATGATAACCAGCCATCTACAACTGGGTATATGTTTTCTAAATTTTACCCAAAAATAGATGGAGAGTATCATAGTAAATGGAATCAAATCATTGACCAATATACAGGAATGCGTTTGCATATGAGACTTACCGATGTGTATTTAATGTATGCAGAAGCGTTACATGCTTCTAGAGGAGCAACTACAACACCTGGATCTTATAATTTAACAGCAGAAGAAGCTATTAATGCTATTCGTAATAGAACAGCAGGTACTATTCCTAACGTACATCCTAGTATCGTTGCAGATAATAATAAATTTATGGATGAGATTAGAAGAGATAGAAGTGTGGAGTTATGTTTTGAAGCACATAGATGGGTTGATATTAGACGTTGGGGATTGGCGCACTTAGAAAGATATAAAAGAAAAACAGCTTTAGATTTTCCAGAAGATCATTCATCATTTACAGAAAGACTTCTTGTAGAGAGAGTTTGTGAGTATCCTAAACATTATTGGTTACCATTTGAGGCTAAACAAACGCAAATTTATGAGGGATTCCCTCAAAATCCAGGATGGTAA
- a CDS encoding RagB/SusD family nutrient uptake outer membrane protein produces MRNLIKNIFVVLVFTSIIGCETFEPIDENRLDFDFVSTVPVRAEGILLNGYTGLVSQYSFSEGATDDAVNNQLTNGYKRLALGELSGQYNPASRWNNLEQVFWMNQFLQIVNAGEILWSNDEVVNKLFNDRLKGEALALRALHHFYVLQAHAGIGTSGELLGIPYFTEFIESDGNFNTPRLSFEATVQAIMKDFDDALVLLPTDYTNNDGDIDAKYSGIDIASYKRVNGAQFNLRISGRIVKALKARVALFAASPSFLNDQAYYAMAADNAADVLNTIGGVAGLPANGIEFYASDNNIKGIESLWRGSVGGNSTTYEERMFPPSVNGKGEINPTQNLVDAFPMQNGFPATVANGYDPQNPYANRDPRLEKYIVVNGSSIGGGTINSGLGGGIDRLDSIAELSTTTGYYLKKLLRPDVRLNSDGTTSGKIHANVYFRYTELFLILAEAANEVGGPDNAIKGISARDVIAAIRDRAGIAQPDNYLASINTKEAMRELIRNERRLELSFEGHRFWDLRRWGMSLNETAKGYFFDGSSYNELPSVENRNFQSFAIYMPIPNSETVKFSELEQNNGW; encoded by the coding sequence ATGAGAAATTTAATAAAAAATATATTTGTTGTGTTAGTTTTTACTAGCATAATTGGCTGTGAGACCTTTGAGCCTATTGATGAAAACAGGTTAGATTTTGATTTTGTGAGCACTGTGCCGGTAAGAGCTGAAGGAATATTATTAAATGGATATACTGGTTTAGTAAGTCAATATTCATTTTCTGAAGGGGCAACAGATGACGCTGTAAATAATCAGTTGACTAATGGGTATAAAAGATTGGCACTTGGAGAGTTAAGTGGTCAATATAACCCAGCATCTCGTTGGAATAATCTGGAACAAGTATTTTGGATGAACCAATTTTTACAAATTGTAAATGCAGGAGAAATACTATGGAGTAATGATGAAGTAGTAAACAAATTGTTTAATGATCGCTTAAAAGGGGAAGCTTTAGCATTAAGAGCATTGCATCATTTTTATGTACTGCAAGCTCATGCCGGAATAGGTACTTCGGGTGAATTATTAGGTATACCATACTTTACAGAATTTATTGAGTCTGATGGTAATTTTAATACTCCTCGTTTGTCATTTGAAGCAACAGTTCAGGCTATTATGAAAGACTTTGACGATGCATTGGTTTTATTGCCTACAGATTATACAAATAATGATGGTGATATTGATGCTAAGTATAGTGGTATAGATATTGCTTCTTACAAAAGAGTAAATGGAGCACAATTTAATTTACGTATATCTGGTAGAATTGTAAAAGCATTAAAGGCACGTGTAGCACTTTTTGCTGCAAGTCCATCTTTTTTAAATGATCAGGCGTACTATGCTATGGCAGCAGATAATGCCGCAGATGTTTTAAATACTATTGGAGGTGTTGCCGGTTTACCAGCAAATGGAATTGAATTTTATGCATCAGATAACAATATTAAAGGCATAGAATCTTTATGGAGAGGGTCTGTTGGTGGTAATAGTACTACTTATGAAGAAAGAATGTTTCCTCCATCTGTAAATGGTAAAGGAGAGATTAACCCAACTCAAAACCTGGTAGATGCTTTTCCAATGCAAAACGGTTTTCCAGCTACAGTTGCTAATGGTTATGATCCGCAAAATCCTTATGCTAATAGAGACCCTAGATTAGAGAAATACATTGTTGTTAATGGTTCTTCTATTGGTGGAGGTACCATTAACTCAGGTCTTGGTGGAGGAATCGATAGATTAGATTCTATTGCTGAATTATCTACAACTACTGGATATTATCTAAAAAAATTATTACGCCCAGATGTTAGACTTAATAGTGATGGTACTACATCTGGTAAAATACATGCTAATGTGTACTTTAGATATACAGAATTATTTTTAATTTTGGCAGAAGCGGCGAATGAAGTTGGTGGTCCAGATAATGCAATTAAAGGTATTTCTGCTCGTGATGTTATCGCTGCAATTAGAGATAGAGCAGGTATAGCGCAACCAGATAACTACTTAGCATCTATTAATACTAAAGAAGCTATGAGAGAACTTATTAGAAATGAAAGACGTTTAGAACTAAGTTTTGAAGGGCACAGATTCTGGGACCTTAGACGTTGGGGAATGTCTTTAAATGAAACAGCAAAGGGGTACTTTTTTGATGGAAGTAGTTACAACGAGTTACCTTCTGTAGAAAATAGAAATTTTCAATCTTTTGCCATTTATATGCCAATTCCAAATTCTGAAACGGTAAAGTTTTCTGAATTGGAGCAAAATAATGGTTGGTAA
- a CDS encoding SusC/RagA family TonB-linked outer membrane protein translates to MLFFLLTGFTTVNLQAQEKISGIVTDLTGMSLPGVSVVQKGTSNGTITDFDGNYSIKLISGTKTLVFSYLGFKSKEVPVNGVTTINAKLSEDVENLDEIVVVGYGTQKKESVVGAITQVKGADLMERAAGITNVEEALQGNLPGVTTIQGSGVPGESNLKIFIRGLSSWNGDGAPLVLVDGVKRSMTDIDMNDIENLSVLKDASATAVFGVEGANGVILLTTKRGKTGKAQLSLNVNSTIKMVSQLPNKLDSYDAVLQSNSSILRELAISPGSWGAYTPLGIADKYRNPSSLEESFIYPNVNWEDELLKDFAQDFRINLSVRGGNKTAKYFGSLAYQTVNDIFDGSKYDTGRGSLGEYKYRRFNYRSNIDFNITKSTELSVNLSGYLGIRESPNKIGNITNGIYQIAPNLYTPVYPDGLYGQSVNPAFVFNNPVVSLTNSGYDKYTNFQVNTDFVLKQKLDGIVKGLSFKGRFSLDNNMRSLQTLNDGGVGYRVYNNGVEEFDIPPGINGFDYVRNPWTLDASEVENSQRERQMVYDFSFNYNTTIAEKHNITGLFLFRRQESAKGSVFPRFREDWVGRVTYDYDSRYFIDVNGAYNGSEKFGPGYRFDLFPSVALGWTPTNEAFMKDTDWLSKLKFRGSYGVVGDDNSSGRFKYVSQWENGGTESAYLVPSNYYSGKSPYTWYRELSVGNPDLQWETAVKYNIGAEFSIFNGLLTGEIDYFAEDRDNIVVVGDQRSVPDLFGQSPPDFNTGKVEVRGYEVVLGANYTFENQINVFGNFNFTQSKDLVISREDPLFSRDYQRNAGFAIGQQRTAIPAGILTSWDDVYMSTPQNNSQNLTRVGYYDVVDFDGDGIYDANFDNTPFGYPERPQRNWSATLGARYKGWSVSAQLYGTQNASRRFGNNTFTQQTALIFEQDLDYWTVNTPNNTDTQPTWSAPGATNPRDNWLDGSLTRLKAVSVSYEVPTKMCERLGLKKLTLFANGNNLFLWSDLPDDREYNASSDAISRGDYPTLKRFNFGFNMNF, encoded by the coding sequence GTGCTTTTTTTCTTATTAACGGGTTTTACAACTGTTAATTTACAAGCACAGGAAAAGATTTCGGGTATTGTAACTGATTTAACAGGCATGTCTTTACCGGGTGTAAGTGTGGTGCAAAAAGGAACATCTAACGGTACAATAACCGATTTTGATGGAAACTATTCTATTAAATTGATTTCGGGTACCAAAACGTTAGTGTTTTCGTATCTAGGATTTAAATCTAAAGAAGTTCCTGTAAATGGTGTAACAACTATAAATGCAAAGTTATCGGAAGATGTAGAGAACTTAGATGAAATAGTTGTAGTTGGTTATGGTACTCAAAAGAAAGAAAGTGTAGTGGGGGCTATTACTCAGGTAAAAGGTGCCGACTTAATGGAGAGAGCTGCTGGTATTACAAACGTAGAAGAAGCATTGCAGGGAAATTTACCAGGTGTTACCACTATACAAGGTAGTGGGGTTCCGGGAGAATCTAATCTAAAGATTTTTATTCGTGGGTTAAGTTCTTGGAATGGAGATGGAGCGCCTCTTGTTCTTGTAGACGGGGTTAAGAGGTCAATGACGGATATTGATATGAATGATATCGAGAACCTTTCTGTTTTAAAAGATGCGTCTGCTACTGCTGTATTTGGTGTAGAAGGGGCAAATGGTGTAATATTACTTACTACTAAGAGAGGTAAAACAGGTAAGGCGCAGTTATCACTTAATGTAAATTCTACCATTAAAATGGTTTCGCAATTACCAAATAAATTAGATTCTTATGATGCGGTATTACAGTCTAATAGTTCTATTCTTAGGGAGTTAGCAATTAGTCCAGGGTCTTGGGGTGCCTATACACCTTTAGGTATTGCAGATAAATATAGAAACCCTTCAAGTTTAGAAGAAAGTTTTATTTACCCTAATGTAAATTGGGAAGATGAATTGTTAAAAGATTTTGCACAAGATTTTAGAATTAACTTATCGGTTCGTGGTGGTAATAAAACGGCTAAATATTTTGGTAGTTTAGCTTACCAGACTGTAAACGATATTTTTGATGGTAGTAAGTATGATACAGGGAGAGGGTCTTTAGGTGAGTATAAATACAGAAGGTTTAATTATAGAAGTAATATTGATTTTAATATTACCAAAAGTACCGAGCTGTCTGTTAATCTTTCTGGTTATTTGGGTATTAGAGAGTCTCCGAATAAAATAGGAAATATAACAAATGGAATTTACCAAATTGCACCAAACTTATATACGCCTGTATATCCAGATGGGTTATATGGTCAATCTGTAAATCCTGCTTTTGTTTTCAATAATCCTGTTGTAAGTTTAACAAATAGTGGATATGATAAGTATACTAACTTTCAGGTAAATACGGATTTTGTTTTAAAGCAAAAACTAGATGGTATTGTTAAAGGTTTGTCTTTTAAAGGACGTTTTTCTTTAGATAATAATATGAGGAGTTTACAGACTTTAAATGATGGAGGTGTAGGTTATAGAGTTTACAATAATGGTGTAGAAGAATTTGATATTCCACCGGGTATAAATGGTTTTGATTATGTTCGTAATCCATGGACGTTAGATGCCTCAGAAGTAGAAAATAGTCAAAGAGAACGTCAAATGGTGTATGATTTTTCTTTTAATTATAACACCACAATTGCTGAGAAGCATAACATAACAGGATTGTTCTTATTTAGAAGACAAGAGTCCGCTAAAGGTAGTGTTTTTCCAAGATTCCGTGAAGACTGGGTAGGAAGGGTAACGTATGATTACGATTCTAGATACTTTATAGATGTAAATGGTGCTTACAATGGGTCAGAAAAATTTGGTCCAGGTTACCGTTTCGATCTTTTCCCTTCTGTAGCCTTAGGTTGGACACCAACTAACGAAGCTTTTATGAAAGATACAGATTGGTTGTCTAAATTGAAGTTTAGAGGTTCTTATGGTGTTGTTGGTGATGATAACTCTAGTGGTAGATTTAAATATGTAAGTCAATGGGAAAATGGAGGTACAGAATCTGCATATCTAGTACCAAGTAATTATTATAGTGGTAAATCTCCTTACACATGGTATAGAGAGTTGAGTGTTGGAAATCCAGATCTTCAATGGGAAACAGCTGTTAAATATAATATTGGAGCTGAATTCTCTATATTTAATGGTTTGTTAACTGGTGAAATAGACTATTTTGCAGAAGATCGTGATAATATAGTTGTTGTAGGTGATCAAAGAAGTGTACCAGATTTATTTGGGCAATCACCACCAGATTTTAATACAGGTAAAGTTGAAGTAAGAGGTTACGAAGTAGTGCTTGGAGCTAATTACACTTTTGAAAACCAAATAAATGTTTTTGGTAATTTCAATTTTACACAATCAAAAGATTTAGTAATATCAAGAGAAGACCCTTTATTTAGTAGAGATTATCAGCGTAATGCAGGATTTGCTATCGGTCAACAAAGAACTGCTATTCCTGCCGGAATATTAACCAGTTGGGATGATGTTTATATGTCAACACCACAAAATAATAGTCAAAATCTAACCAGAGTTGGTTATTATGATGTTGTTGATTTTGACGGAGATGGTATTTATGATGCTAATTTTGATAATACTCCTTTTGGATATCCAGAGCGTCCTCAAAGGAACTGGAGTGCTACTTTAGGTGCAAGGTATAAAGGTTGGAGTGTTTCCGCTCAGTTGTATGGAACACAAAATGCTAGTAGACGTTTTGGCAACAACACGTTTACACAACAAACTGCTTTAATTTTTGAGCAGGATTTAGATTATTGGACGGTAAATACACCTAATAATACAGATACGCAACCAACATGGAGTGCTCCTGGAGCTACTAACCCTAGAGATAATTGGTTAGATGGTTCATTAACAAGGCTTAAGGCAGTTTCTGTATCTTATGAAGTGCCAACTAAGATGTGTGAAAGGTTAGGGCTTAAGAAATTGACTCTTTTTGCAAATGGGAATAACTTGTTTTTATGGTCAGACTTACCTGATGATAGAGAGTACAATGCTTCAAGTGATGCAATTTCTAGAGGAGATTACCCTACTCTTAAGAGATTTAACTTTGGTTTTAATATGAATTTTTAA